The following are encoded together in the Zingiber officinale cultivar Zhangliang chromosome 8A, Zo_v1.1, whole genome shotgun sequence genome:
- the LOC122010982 gene encoding dirigent protein 2-like, whose product MAMIGSSCLTSRLLFLFHLLLVGASAFADDDFTFVVPMYSHEFRLGTSNATVVESVNLYPNSTLPGFGNIVVLDNSLRVGDDPNSTVIGRFQGVLVFADMSINSSLSAGNLVFTGGEYNGSSIAFFGVFQSFAGSVRSIIGGTGRFGLATGYLVNEPIVYTSPTTLYSLWTAYVKLPPR is encoded by the coding sequence ATGGCAATGATCGGAAGCAGTTGTTTGACATCTcgcctcctcttccttttccacCTTCTCCTCGTCGGAGCCTCGGCCTTTGCCGACGACGACTTCACCTTCGTGGTGCCGATGTACTCCCACGAATTCAGGCTCGGCACTTCCAACGCCACGGTGGTAGAGTCGGTAAATCTCTACCCGAACTCCACCCTGCCGGGCTTCGGCAACATTGTCGTCCTCGACAACTCTCTCCGCGTCGGCGACGACCCCAACTCCACCGTCATAGGCAGGTTCCAAGGGGTCCTTGTCTTCGCTGACATGTCGATAAACTCATCGCTTTCGGCGGGGAACCTGGTGTTCACCGGCGGTGAGTACAATGGGAGCTCGATTGCGTTCTTCGGGGTTTTCCAGTCGTTTGCGGGATCGGTGAGAAGCATCATCGGCGGCACGGGGAGGTTCGGGTTGGCGACGGGGTACCTGGTGAATGAACCCATCGTCTACACCTCGCCCACCACGCTCTACTCACTCTGGACTGCCTACGTCAAGCTTCCTCCCCGATAA